A section of the Oryza sativa Japonica Group chromosome 1, ASM3414082v1 genome encodes:
- the LOC4324751 gene encoding pleckstrin homology domain-containing protein 1 — protein sequence MAASLWRAVMGAGASSADTDTTGGVEFWRSPERAGWLTKQGEYIKTWRRRWFVLKQGRLFWFKDSGVTRASVPRGVIPVATCLTVKGAEDTLNRQFAFELSTPAETMYFIADSEKEKEEWINSIGRSIVQHSRSVTDAEVVDYDSGRPAASVTADGDK from the coding sequence ATGGCGGCGAGCCTGTGGCGGGCGGTGATGGGCGCCGGCGCCTCGTCGGCGGACACCGACACCACGGGCGGGGTGGAGTTCTGGCGTTCGCCGGAGCGCGCGGGGTGGCTGACCAAGCAGGGGGAGTACATCaagacgtggcggcggcggtggttcgTGCTCAAGCAAGGGAGGCTCTTCTGGTTCAAGGACTCGGGCGTCACGCGCGCGTCGGTGCCCCGCGGCGTCATCCCCGTCGCCACCTGCCTCACCGTCAAGGGCGCCGAGGACACGCTCAACCGGCAGTTCGCCTTCGAGCTCTCCACCCCGGCGGAGACCATGTACTTCATCGCCGACTccgagaaggagaaggaggagtgGATCAACTCCATCGGCCGCTCCATCGTCCAGCACTCCCGCTCCGTCACCGACGCCGAGGTCGTCGACTACGACAGCGGCCGTCCTGCCGCCTCAGTCACCGCAGACGGCGACAAGTGA
- the LOC4324752 gene encoding uncharacterized protein: METAAAVVCRGGGLRAPARRGGSDSSTTRAGGVAASPAPATTARRRPLLVASLGEPLITAQPLSSSLGDGAAVHETLARSDSVIPSLKPSHCVDHSVQVDADEETGSTKTLPPPDDVPTKTVHVKFVLQKRCAFGQRFLVVGDVAALGLWNPAKAAALDWSEDHVWTVKKELPAERSIEFKFLLQDRSGHVEWQHGRNRILHVADTSNTLIVCEDWDEAKNQQVSEEIGDADGIFSGSDGVFQEDELQLGEEQETNKGVTVGVDDAKSALVTYIYREMMGANDAIQPQLALDKHHKIPDELSGEANMAAQDGNHTATAAAASGFAGSNGEDAILHKEGDPVENNRLGLASIFFNDMAWTRKALQQLLRSLGFQIGTRKT; the protein is encoded by the exons ATGGAAACCGCCGCGGCCGTGGTGTGCCGAGGCGGCGGGCTGCGCGCGCCGGCGCGTCGCGGTGGCAGTGACAGCAGCACGACGCGCGCGGGTGGCGTTGCTGCCTCCCCGgcgcccgccaccaccgcgcgaCGGAGGCCGCTGCTCGTCGCGTCGCTCGGGGAGCCCCTCATCACGGCGCAACCCTTGTCGTCGTCCCTGGGAGATGGCGCCGCGGTACACGAGACGCTGGCTCGCTCCGATTCGGTGATCCCGTCGCTGAAGCCGTCTCACTGCGTTGATCACTCGGTCCAGGttgacgccgacgaggagacCGGCTCCACCAAGACACTCCCACCTCCTGATGACG TTCCTACGAAGACAGTGCACGTCAAATTCGTGCTGCAAAAGCGGTGCGCGTTCGGGCAGCgcttcctcgtcgtcggcgacgtcgcGGCGCTCGGTCTCTGGAATCCGGCGAAGGCGGCTGCTCTGGATTGGTCCGAAGACCACGTGTGGACAGTGAAGAAG GAATTGCCAGCAGAAAGATCGATCGAGTTCAAGTTCTTGCTGCAAGATCGATCGGGACATGTCGAATGGCAGCACGGTCGTAACAGAATACTGCATGTAGCTGACACCTCGAACACCTTGATTGTCTGCGAGGACTGGGACGAGGCGAAGAATCAGCAAGTATCAGAAGAGATTGGTGACGCAGATGGGATATTTTCAGGAAGCGATGGCGTCTTCCAGGAAGATGAGCTTCAACTGGGTGAAGAACAAGAGACCAACAAGGGTGTGACTGTAGGTGTGGATGATGCAAAATCGGCTTTAGTCACTTATATTTACAGGGAAATGATGGGAGCAAACGACGCGATCCAGCCACAG TTAGCATTGGACAAACACCACAAGATTCCAGATGAGCTTAGTGGGGAGGCAAACATGGCAGCACAAGATGGCAATCACACTGCTACTGCAGCCGCAGCTTCTGGTTTTGCTGGAAGCAACGGTGAGGATGCCATCTTGCACAAGGAGGGCGATCCAGTAGAGAATAATAGGCTGGGGCTGGCCAGCATTTTCTTCAATGACATGGCCTGGACCAGGAAAGCCCTGCAGCAGTTGCTCCGAAGCCTTGGTTTCCAAATCGGCACGAGAAAAACATGA
- the LOC4324750 gene encoding nuclear pore complex protein NUP62: protein MATSFSFGSSAASGSTGSSPFSFSTGTAPSAFSFSQPAAAAAAAAASSPAPASAPAFGSSLFSSSSSAAAPTFGSSLFGSAPAASAAAPATSSSPSPFGFGSTGFSFGQSTAAAASAPSIFGASSTPATATTPSVFGAASSAASTPNIFGGATSSPATTPSLFGGASSAATAPSPFGATSAAAAAPGLFGAAASAASAPSLFSGAATGFGFGSAASGTTTAATAAASTPSFGFGLNTGAAASSTTTTSASSPALGFGAGTGSALFGSTTSAPLFSTTTASSPATTATTTASFGFSSSPATAASAPSFGFTPSSATTTTASTAPALFSSASSAPAFSFTKSSSAAPTTPASAPSTGFSLATSPAAPAPSLFSNTSAAASSSATSLSFPFGSSSASAPAFASASATSASTPSAATASPATSGSLFSVPAPASSAGGFSFTVVPSSSSAAATTATTTTVTSASTSAAMTTPAPSATTTATLFSQQRTTPASASAPSTQTQSILSFGVSTVAASTSTTITSTSQATSSAVQASSTGPTTTAITPVASQAPKLPSEIVGKNVEQIIRDWNNELQDRTAKFRKHATAISEWDRRILQNRTVLIRLEAEVAKVVETQTSLERQLELIETHQKEVDKALQSMEEEAERVFQDERLLLREDEAASARDTMFEQSETVENELQHMTEQVKSIIQTLNATQGAEFETADSMTPFDVAVRILDNQLRSLMWIDEKANEFSSRIQRLPNNSAAAERDSGMPRFWLS from the exons ATGGCGACCTCCTTCTCTTTCGGCTCTTCCGCCGCGTCGGGATCCACCGGCTCCTCCCCATTCTCCTTCTCCACCGGCACCGCCCCATcagccttctccttctctcagcccgccgccgccgccgccgccgccgccgcctcctcccctgccCCCGCCTCCGCCCCAGCCTTcggctcctccctcttctcctcctcctcctccgccgccgctcccacttTTGGCTCCTCCCTATTCGggtccgcccccgccgcctccgccgccgcccctgccaCCTCCTCATCCCCATCTCCGTTTGGCTTCGGATCCACCGGCTTCTCGTTCGGCcaatccaccgccgccgccgcgtccgccccATCCATCTTCGGCGCGTCCTCCACCCCCGCCACCGCGACCACCCCTAGCGTATTCGGCGCCGCATCATCCGCGGCATCCACCCCCAACATCTTCGGCGGCGCCACCTCCTCCCCGGCGACCACCCCGAGCTTATTCGGCGGTGCTTCCTCCGCGGCTACCGCACCCAGTCCTttcggcgccacctccgccgccgccgccgcacccggtCTGTTCGGGGCCGCCGCGTCCGCTGCTTCCGCGCCAAGCCTTTTCTCTGGCGCCGCCACGGGCTTTGGCTTTGGCTCAGCTGCGTCGGGCACCACCACTGCCGCGACCGCTGCTGCCTCGACACCGTCTTTCGGCTTCGGGTTGAACACCGGGGCCGCTGCATCGAGTACCACCACTACTTCGGCTTCCTCTCCGGCTCTAGGGTTTGGAGCAGGCACCGGCTCGGCGCTGTTTGGATCCACTACCTCTGCACCACTCTtcagcaccaccaccgcctcgtcCCCAGCGACCACGGCCACGACCACGGCGTCCTTTGGCTTCTCATCGTCGCCAGCGACCGCCGCCTCTGCTCCGTCGTTCGGCTTCACACCGTCATCGGCAACCACCACGACCGCGAGCACCGCCCCTGCCTTGTTCTCTTCTGCATCTTCCGCTCCCGCCTTCTCCTTCACGAAGAGTAGCTCTGCTGCTCCCACCACGCCAGCGTCTGCTCCATCTACTGGCTTCTCCTTGGCCACTTCGCCGGCAGCACCTGCTCCCTCATTGTTCTCTAACACCAGTGCAGCAGCAAGCTCGTCTGCCACTTCTCTCAGCTTTCCGTTTGGCTCATCTTCTGCTTCTGCACCGGCatttgcttctgcttctgcaACGAGCGCATCCACACCGTCAGCAGCTACTGCTTCCCCCGCGACATCAGGGTCATTGTTCTCAGTGCCAGCACCTGCTTCTTCTGCTGGTGGTTTCAGTTTCACAGTAGTACCATCGTCATCATCAGCTGCGGCTACTACAGCTACTACCACAACAGTCACAAGTGCATCGACATCTGCAGCCATGACAACGCCGGCTCCTTCAGCAACAACAACTGCTACACTATTTAGCCAGCAGAGAACTACACCAGCTTCTGCCTCAGCTCCATCAACACAGACACAGTCAATATTGTCATTCG GTGTTTCTACTGTAGCTGCAAGTACTTCAACCACCATCACAAGCACTAGTCAGGCAACTTCCTCAGCTGTTCAAGCTAGCAGCACTGG TCCTACAACTACTGCTATCACTCCAGTAGCATCACAGGCACCTAAGCTACCATCAGAAATTGTTGGGAAAAATGTTGAGCAG ATTATTAGGGACTGGAATAATGAACTTCAAGATCGCACTGCGAAGTTCCGGAAGCATGCCACTGCAATATCTGAATGGGACAGGAGAATTCTGCAGAACAGGACTGTTCTTATAAGGCTTGAG GCTGAGGTGGCTAAAGTTGTTGAAACACAAACAAGCTTGGAGAGGCAACTTGAGTTAATAGAAACTCACCAGAAAGAG GTTGACAAGGCTCTGCAGAGCATGGAGGAGGAAGCAGAGCGGGTATTCCAGGATGAACGGCTGTTGCTTCGTGAAGATGAGGCTGCTTCTGCAAGAGATACAAT GTTTGAGCAATCTGAAACTGTGGAGAATGAATTGCAACATATGACAGAACAAGTGAAGTCCATCATTCAGACATTGAATGCTACTCAG GGTGCTGAGTTTGAGACTGCTGATAGTATGACACCATTTGATGTTGCTGTCCGGATACTGGATAATCAACTGCGTTCTTTAATGTGGATCGATGAGAAG GCTAATGAGTTCTCAAGTAGAATACAGAGGCTACCTAACAACAGTGCTGCAGCTGAACGTGACTCTGGAATGCCAAGGTTTTGGTTAAGCTGA
- the LOC4324749 gene encoding auxin transporter-like protein 1 — MVPREQAEEAIVADSNGKEEEVGVMGVSAGEHGADDHHGGGGKFSMKNLLWHGGSVWDAWFSCASNQVAQVLLTLPYSFSQLGMLSGVLLQLFYGFMGSWTAYLISVLYVEYRSRKEKEGVSFKNHVIQWFEVLDGLLGPYWKAAGLAFNCTFLLFGSVIQLIACASNIYYINDRLDKRTWTYIFGACCATTVFIPSFHNYRIWSFLGLGMTTYTAWYLAIAALLNGQAEGITHTGPTKLVLYFTGATNILYTFGGHAVTVEIMHAMWKPAKFKYIYLLATLYVFTLTLPSASAMYWAFGDELLTHSNAFSLLPKTGWRDAAVILMLIHQFITFGFACTPLYFVWEKVIGMHDTKSICLRALARLPIVVPIWFLAIIFPFFGPINSAVGALLVSFTVYIIPALAHILTYRTASARMNAAEKPPFFLPSWTGMFVLNMFIVVWVLVVGFGLGGWASMVNFIRQIDTFGLFAKCYQCPKPAPALAQSPVPLPHH, encoded by the exons ATGGTGCCGCGCGAGCAGGCGGAGGAGGCCATCGTGGCTGACAGCAacggcaaggaggaggaggtcggggtGATGGGCGTCAGCGCCGGGGAGCACGGCGCCGAcgaccaccacggcggcggcggcaagttcAGCATGAAGAACCTGCTCTGGCACGGCGGCTCCGTCTGGGACGCCTGGTTCAGCTGCGCCTCTAACCAG GTCGCGCAGGTGCTCCTGACGCTGCCGTACTCCTTCTCGCAGCTCGGGATGCTCTCGGGCGTGCTGCTGCAGCTGTTCTACGGTTTCATGGGCAGCTGGACCGCCTACCTAATCAGCGTCCTCTACGTCGAGTACCGCTCCCGCAAGGAGAAGGAAGGCGTCAGCTTCAAGAACCACGTCATCCAG TGGTTCGAGGTGCTGGATGGGCTACTGGGCCCGTACTGGAAGGCGGCCGGACTCGCCTTCAACTGCACGTTCCTCCTCTTCGGCTCCGTCATCCAGCTGATCGCCTGCGCGAG TAACATCTACTACATCAACGACCGGCTGGACAAGCGGACGTGGACGTACATCTTCGGCGCGTGCTGCGCCACCACGGTGTTCATCCCGTCGTTCCACAACTACCGGATCTGGTCCTTCCTGGGCCTCGGCATGACCACCTATACCGCTTGGtacctcgccatcgccgccctccTCAACGGCCAG GCCGAAGGCATCACCCACACCGGTCCAACCAAGCTGGTGCTGTACTTCACCGGCGCCACCAACATCCTCTACACCTTCGGCGGCCACGCCGTCACAGT GGAGATCATGCACGCGATGTGGAAACCGGCCAAGTTCAAGTACATCTACCTGCTGGCGACGCTGTACGTGTTCACGCTGACGCtgccgtcggcgtcggccatGTACTGGGCGTTCGGGGACGAGCTGCTGACCCACTCCAACGCCTTCTCGCTGCTGCCCAAGACCGGGTGGCGCGACGCGGCGGTGATACTGATGCTGATCCACCAGTTCATCACGTTCGGGTTCGCGTGCACGCCGCTCTACTTCGTGTGGGAGAAGGTGATCGGCATGCACGACACCAAGAGCATCTGCCTCAGGGCGCTCGCGCGGCTCCCCATCGTCGTCCCCATCTGGTTCCTCGCCATCATCTTCCCCTTCTTCGGCCCCATCAACTCCGCCGTCGGCGCGCTCCTCGTCAGCTTCACCGTCTACATCATCCCGGCACTCGCCCACATCCTCACCTACCGTACGGCCTCCGCGCGCATG AACGCGGCGGAGAAGCCACCGTTCTTCCTGCCGAGCTGGACGGGGATGTTCGTGCTCAACATGTTCATCGTGGTGTGGGTGCTCGTGGTGGGCTTCGGGCTCGGCGGCTGGGCCAGCATGGTCAACTTCATCAGGCAGATCGACACGTTCGGGCTCTTCGCCAAGTGCTACCAGTGTCCCAAGCCCGCCCCGGCGTTGGCGCAGTCGCCGGTGCCATTGCCGCACCACTAG